Proteins found in one Hyla sarda isolate aHylSar1 chromosome 7, aHylSar1.hap1, whole genome shotgun sequence genomic segment:
- the FGFBP3 gene encoding fibroblast growth factor-binding protein 3, translating to MKRSSVISFIFWVNCLSALQLAYGKNDKTASKRGEAQAFLRAGKLSTKHKHECSWEIVGDTTVSLLVTCTVPSSSTYNCTYEGEPQKCPLYATKAKQYWKQIFGKFKKMKNVCEEKTLKSRLCKKTEAVESQLLKLGGEVLVDKAKGKIRTKEPGKVPEGREKDPEGNENVGAEKKSGTKKRKPDTKSNLKPIPSPSPSGLDLTTVQEVNDDIVELNENLAEAYCAEKWHSLCSFFVNFWNG from the coding sequence ATGAAGCGCTCCAGTgttatttcattcattttttgGGTGAATTGCCTAAGCGCTTTACAACTAGCATATGGCAAAAATGACAAAACAGCCAGCAAGAGGGGAGAGGCACAAGCCTTCCTGCGAGCAGGGAAACTTTCAACCAAACACAAACATGAATGCTCCTGGGAAATTGTTGGAGATACCACTGTAAGCCTGTTGGTAACCTGTACTGTGCCAAGTAGTAGCACCTACAATTGTACTTATGAAGGGGAGCCACAAAAGTGCccactgtatgctacaaaggcaAAGCAGTACTGGAAACAGATCTTTGGTAAAtttaagaaaatgaaaaatgtctgtgaGGAGAAGACATTAAAATCACGTCTGTGTAAAAAAACTGAAGCTGTAGAATCCCAACTTCTGAAATTAGGTGGAGAGGTTTTGGTCGACAAAGCCAAGGGAAAGATTCGCACTAAGGAACCTGGAAAGGTGCCAGAAGGAAGAGAGAAAGATCCAGAAGGGAATGAAAATGTAGGCGCTGAGAAAAAATCTGGTACCAAAAAGAGGAAGCCTGACACTAAATCCAACCTGAAGCCAATTCCCTCCCCTTCACCATCTGGGCTTGACCTCACTACAGTCCAGGAGGTTAATGATGATATAGTAGAGCTGAATGAGAACCTGGCAGAAGCCTACTGTGCTGAGAAGTGGCATTCACTGTGTTCTTTCTTTGTTAATTTTTGGAATGGCTAA